The nucleotide window aagtgacgtcaccaagttcggtgAGCCcctcaatgatgtatgtgttgtatctacaccgtccatcattttggaaagatcattttagggtatgattaaaagaatgaggtagttccaaagctcaaatggaccccactatagaaaagtGGGGATAGAAcggctgccattaaaaacttaataggggttatagaagttttccataagctgatatttgtttttcccttcgtccatgtctgtgATTAACAGGTTgggtttcaaataaacattatgatggccctAGGATTGTTTCAACGGTGTTCGtcactgttcccactgttttctatggtggggcctactcgagctttggatcttcttcattttttaaatcataccctaaaataatctccccaaaatgatggacggtatggatataacacatacatcatcgtgggcccacaaacttgttgacgtcacttcagtagctaatctagctactcaacctgtcagtagctaatccgtgtccatcTAGATGGTGTTGGAGGGACGAGGATTGCGTCCTGTCCCCGCCGGGGCGtaaatccgtccgggcagggctctgtgggacccaccgtaatgtaagtgttttatccacgccgttcatcgtttttctcgattcattttaagatattattttaaaaaatgaggcagatccacagctccagtggaccacaccaaaggaagctgcagtgataatgacaaccaccgttgaaacctttctaagggccaatgtgatgtttttttaccgtccaacctattcatcaggtcatgtagacgtggatgaagtgaaaacacaaaacatacccatcacggtaggtcccacatTCATGAATCCACCTACCTCAATGGTTTCTATCATCAACCGAATCTGCATCCACCATGACTGAACAGTCTTATTCTTCTATCTTGTCCGTCACGGTAGGATTttccaaaatgatttttttttttttttaatccttttaaTTTGAATGGGGTGTGTGGGTcttcctaagtggggcccatcactgAAAGAtatggatcattgaaagatatgcatactcttaagtgggccatctggtttttcagcttattttaggtcatgagtcaAAAAGTGATCCAGATCAAAAGCTTGAATGGATCACaacacaggaaataatggtgattgatcgtccatcattaaaaactacttggggccacaaaagttttgggtcaagctaatatttgtgttttccttgcatctaggtctttgtgactttagcaaggggttggatggaaaaataaacattaaaggaggaccttagaaagtttttaatgatggacatcaatcacaattatttcctatggtgtggtccaccttatatttgAGTATACtaattgtttcctatagtgtggtgcacctgatatttgggtctgcttcattttttgtatcatgacTTGAAATTAGTGGAGAAAATAGattgacagcatggatgtaaaacatacccatcactgtaggccccagtTTCATGAATCCACCTACCTCAATGGTTTCTATCATCAACCGAATCTGCATCCACCATGACTGAACAGTCTTATTCGTCTTTCTTGTTCGTCctggattttccaaaaagattTTTTTTGCCCTTTAATTTGAATGGTGTGTGTGGGTcttcctaagtggggcccatcactgAAAGATATGGATCGCTGAAACCTGTGCATAGTACCGTATATATTCTGGAGCTGAGCATTACAAGACCTGGCAGCTAATAATTACTACTTTTATGAGAAACTTCTCATTAAATCTGGGTTCTAAAAAGTGCCAAAAGTAGATATCCACCATATATGGCCCACATTAATGGTGGGTAAATATTCATCAGTCGCTCTATTCATGGATGGCCCATTCATAATTTCAAACTTCCGCTTCTCTCATATCGACCGTCCATTGGGAGTGGCCCATTGGATAAAGCTCGCGTTTCATCATCAAACATGGTGGAGTCTACAGTAGCGACGAATAGTCTCAATCACAGTACCTTGGCTAGAAAATgtagttttttttgtttttttagtaaaaactttgatactctgccagaaagtgatggttgatatgcaggcacttagaaattccatacatagtcaaattaaaccgttcaaattgtgtAACGCGGGGTAGACTTATAATCACACGAAAAATAAAACTTTTTTGTTTATCTGAATATTGGATTggtagatatttattggacggccAAAAGTGAAAAAAAATTCCAATACTCCTATTTCCACAGATCTGATCTTTGGAAGGTGAGTTTGCGAAAGTGAGCTTCACAATCTAGTCAGTTTTCTTTCAGTTAATATATGCGACGTGTACAAGTTCCAAGCGCAtgagtatcaagtgtcatacataGCCAGAGTATCATCGTATAacttcatcttttttttctttaatttggtAACCGTACAGATGAAACCCCTATCTCTGCCAGGTATACCAACAAAGCAAGTCTTCTAACTTTTCAGGGCTTGGGACAGAGAGCCGAGAAAGAGACTGAGTCACAAAACGAGTCGAGAATAAAAACTCGGAGGTGAGTCCGAGTCGGGAGATATGATAATAAAACGGAGGcggaaggtgagagagagaagacaACAGCATCCCCGACAACCCCTCGAGCCTTCCAACCCCTCTCTATCTCTTAAAACACGTCAAACACGCTGCGACGGACCACAACCAAACACATTAAAaacccacccatctctctctctctctactataTGTTTGAAATCCTACCGTTCTACTGCCCcttctcgttttttttttttttttttttgatttgaaAATCCGGGAAATTggaaaacccaaaaaataaaatccgTATCGAAATCTGAGGGGGTGTGGGAGATCGTGTTTGGTGCCAGAGAGGAAAAGGGAATCCGACCGTCCATGTCCAAATCCCCCCACCGTTATCTGCTTGGAAGCCCCTTCATTTCCGATGCCAATCTCATCCATACATAACACCTCTTCCCTCTCCAACTCTCTccatctcttcctttctttttcttgtctctcctctcttcttctctttcatgGCTGCTTGTCTTCTTCTCGACAATGCCAGCAATAGTAATACtaacagcaacagcagcagcaacaacaacagcagcagtagcagagttcaccaacaactacaacaacagcagcagcatcaTTTATTATCTTCTGAAGGAAGTGGTAGGATGGTGAGGAAAAGAACTGCTTCTGAAATCGATCTCCAACCCAATACCCATCAAAGATTTCCACGCCGAACTACTGCTGCAGAAAATAATCAACACCCATTTCATGAAAttggacatcatcatcatcatcatcatcaccatcatccttCTCTGCTTTTCTCTCAAGACAACCACAACCAACACtcctctttccttccttctcctaATTCAAGTCTCACTTCTGGGGGTTCTTCCTTTTCTAATGCTGCTGCTACTACTGCAGCTACTGCTGCCGATTTCCCTTACATCGATTCCACCCCAACTCATCTTCAATTACCCCCACCACTACCGCTACCCCCAGCTGTATGTGGGTTCTCTGGCATGCCGCTCTTCCCTTCCGAAAGAGCTGCAGAGCCCGTCATCTCCGTCTCCGACGATAGCACAGCTACGGCATGGATCGACGGCATCATCAGAGATCTTATCAGCAGCAGCACCAACGTTTCGATTCCTCAGCTAGTCCAAAACGTGAGGGAAATCATCCATCCCTGCAACCCCAACCTCGCCACTCTCCTCGAATACAGGCTCAGATCATTGACAGCAGAACCACCCATCGAACCTTCTTCAgatgaaagaaggaaagaaatggcAGATCTACACCGGCAACAGCAGCAGGTAGTACAGACTACTACTTCTGGTTTGAAGCTCTATCTCGACTCGACTCTTGAAAATTCCTATTCCATGAATTCCATGAACCGATTCTTGAATTGGGGAGAAACCAATCAAGAAGAAAATCGCCAACACCATCTCTATCGCCCCAATAACTCCGCTGCTACATCAACCACTCCGGTTGCCGCCACTGCTTCATCACTTCATTCTCTAAACCAATCTCAGCAGCCacaacagcagcaacagcaaaACAAGACCCAACAACAGCAGcaccagcaacaacaacaacaacaacagaacTCTCCACCCCAACAAGTAGTGGCGAATGCGCCCACAGCAGCAACTACAACTACACCCAGAGATAAAAAGGACGAGATGCGGCAACAGAAAAGAGATGAAGAAGGTCTTCACCTCCTCACTCTCCTCCTCCAATGCGCTGAAGCAGTCTCCGCCGATAACTTAGAAGAAGCAAACAAGATACTGTTAGAAATCTCAGAACTATCAACACCCTTCGGGACATCAGCTCAGCGCGTCGCGGCCTACTTCTCAGAAGCCATGTCAGCCCGTCTGGTGAGTTCGTGTCTCGGCATCTACGCGCCGCTCCCTGGCGGACCTCCACACAGCCAGAAAATGGTGTCGGCATTCCAGTACTTCAACGGCATCAGCCCTTTCGTGAAATTCTCTCACTTCACAGCGAACCAAGCCATCCAAGAAGCGTTCGAGCGAGAAGAGAGAGTCCATATCATCGATCTCGATATAATGCAGGGACTCCAATGGCCAGGATTATTCCACATACTAGCATCGAGGCCAGGTGGGCCTCCTTATGTTCGGCTCACAGGACTAGGGACGTCGATGGAATCGCTGGAAGCgacagggaaacgactgtcggACTTTGCTGAGACGCTTGGGCTGCCGTTCGAATTCTTCCCAGTCGCTGAGAAGGTGGGGAATTTGGATCCAGAGAGACTGAATATTAGTAAAAGGGAAGCTGTTGCAGTGCATTGGTTGCACCATTCTCTCTATGATGTTACTGGTTCTGATGCAAATACTCTATGGCTCTTGCAGAAGTATGTATGCAACACCACCTTCTTTCTCTTTCAATGTCATTCCACCATAACTCAAATTATTCTAGCTTTACGTACCATCTCCACCTTATGTTTGTCTCAGTAATGTCTACGGTCTTGATCTCGTGGGCCATTCCTTTGATGGACTTTTAAAAGGTTGGATGATGGTTCATCTCAGACTGCTgttccacctttttttttttctgaactcTCTTTTGCTTTTGTTCTTCCTTTCCAAACTGACCATTTTGTGGGTTAGTGATGGAAATGTACGATTTTGAATGTGATTTTCTGGCCATTGCTTattgtggtggcccactagattaaTGGTCGATGATGATAGACGAGGAGGGGAGCATGGCATTTGCATGCAATCTTGTTATTAACTATTTTGAAAACTGTATATATGATACTTGAATCTTAGCCCACTAATAAATCATCATTTTTTTTAGTGTACGGAAATCTTTCCATGCACATTATTTCATAGGCCCATTAGATCGTCCGTACAAGATGGGACTGTCATCTGAGATTTGCTGCATGGTGGTGGAAAAAAAAAGGGGTGGACCAGACCTTGTGGACGGTCGATATGGGTCATGTGAATACCCACAGATATAAATGCAACCATGTGCATGGGAAGGTTTTCATTTTGCTATTAATTGAATAATGTGAACTGACCAAGATATATACTTCCATGGATGTCCACCACCATTTAGAAGTTATTATAAGCTGAATGTGAAGTTTCATCCACCGTACATGTGGCATTTATCATGGGGCCCATTGCATTGGAGTATAGACTAAGATAAAAACATCCAAGCGTCTAAATTGATCTGAGTGAAACCAGATGGACGATATGGTTGGATGAGATTGAAACTTGGTCTATGGTCCATagatagtgggccccatttgccccaacttaggaaatggtggtgaaaatgaaaataaaaccagCTATAGCTTGTTATTAGTAGAAGATGATGCATGGAAAATGTTATGTTGATGAGATGGAATGAAATGATGGAAATGGTCAGGTTGGCGCCTAAGGTAGTGACAATGGTGGAGCAGGACTTGAGCCATGCTGGGTCGTTCTTGGCTAGGTTTGTTGAAGCAATACACTACTACTCAGCGCTGTTCGATTCATTGGGGGCGAGCTATGGAGAGGATAGTCATGAGAGGCATGTGGTGGAGCAGCAGCTGTTGTCGAGGGAGATTAGGAATGTTCTTGCTGTGGGAGGTCCTGCTAGGAGTGGTGAGGTGAAGTTTGAGAATTGGAGGGAGAAGATGGAGCAGTCAGGTTTTAGAGGGATATCATTGGCTGGGAATGCTGCTACACAGGCAACACTGCTGCTTGGGATGTTCCCTTGTGATGGCTATACACTTGTGGAAGAGAAGGGAACTTTGAAACTTGGGTGGAAAGATCTGTGCTTGCTCACTGCTTCTGCATGGAGACCTATCAATTCCAACAGCAGGTAAAAAcatacacagagagagagagagagagagagagagagagagagagagttt belongs to Magnolia sinica isolate HGM2019 chromosome 8, MsV1, whole genome shotgun sequence and includes:
- the LOC131253712 gene encoding protein SCARECROW; translation: MAACLLLDNASNSNTNSNSSSNNNSSSSRVHQQLQQQQQHHLLSSEGSGRMVRKRTASEIDLQPNTHQRFPRRTTAAENNQHPFHEIGHHHHHHHHHHPSLLFSQDNHNQHSSFLPSPNSSLTSGGSSFSNAAATTAATAADFPYIDSTPTHLQLPPPLPLPPAVCGFSGMPLFPSERAAEPVISVSDDSTATAWIDGIIRDLISSSTNVSIPQLVQNVREIIHPCNPNLATLLEYRLRSLTAEPPIEPSSDERRKEMADLHRQQQQVVQTTTSGLKLYLDSTLENSYSMNSMNRFLNWGETNQEENRQHHLYRPNNSAATSTTPVAATASSLHSLNQSQQPQQQQQQNKTQQQQHQQQQQQQQNSPPQQVVANAPTAATTTTPRDKKDEMRQQKRDEEGLHLLTLLLQCAEAVSADNLEEANKILLEISELSTPFGTSAQRVAAYFSEAMSARLVSSCLGIYAPLPGGPPHSQKMVSAFQYFNGISPFVKFSHFTANQAIQEAFEREERVHIIDLDIMQGLQWPGLFHILASRPGGPPYVRLTGLGTSMESLEATGKRLSDFAETLGLPFEFFPVAEKVGNLDPERLNISKREAVAVHWLHHSLYDVTGSDANTLWLLQKLAPKVVTMVEQDLSHAGSFLARFVEAIHYYSALFDSLGASYGEDSHERHVVEQQLLSREIRNVLAVGGPARSGEVKFENWREKMEQSGFRGISLAGNAATQATLLLGMFPCDGYTLVEEKGTLKLGWKDLCLLTASAWRPINSNSRVVIQRGHIE